The genomic segment TGTACCGGTGACGCACCATTTCAGGTACCGCGATTTTACCCATCGCCGCAGAGCAGGCGACCGACGATCCGGTCACAGCGGCAAAACCCGCGCAGCCAAAGACTGACGCAATCGCAAGGCCGCCCGGTAGGCTCGACAGCCAGATCTGCGCGGCGTTGAACAGCCCCTGCGTCAGCCTTGTGTGATAACAGATGAACCCCATGAACAGGAAGGCGGGGATAGAGCTCAGCACCCATGAATTGGCAAAGCTATAGGGCACGATCCCGAGGCTCCCCCAGGCGATGTTCCAGTTGAACATGGACCAAAGCCCGCCAAAGGACACGGCGATCAGCGAGATGCCGATCGGGATACGCATCAGGATCATCGCCAGCAGGATCGCGATAAAGATGCCTGCGATTTGTAACTCGGTCATTGTGCGTCTCCGCCGGCTAGATAGGGGTCTTCAACCTGCAAGGCGTTCAACCCGTGGGGGCGGCCGGTAAGGTGACAGATGAATTTCCACGCGGCGACGATCGACATCAGGCCAAAGCCCAAGGGCAGCGCCAGATAGGTGGGCCATGTGGTCACCTTCCCGCCTGCCTCGATCGAATAGGAGCCGCCGATAAATTTCGCCAAAGCCTCGTCTCCGGTGCGGATCGCGACGGTGGCGGTCACGATGCAGGTCAGCAGCAAGGCCAACCCCGCGAGAAAGCTTTGTACTTTGGTGGGAAACCTTTCGACCAGCAGTTCAACCGCGATGTGGCTGTCGTTTTGCTCCACCGCGGCGAGAGGCAGAAAGGCGATCGCGACCATATAAAAGGCCGAGACGTAAAGAATAGTAGAGTTCAGCGGCGTATCGAACGCAAAGCGCATGACCACGTCGATGGTGACATGGGCAACCAGCATCAGAACAATGATACCAGCCAGCGAAGCGGTCAACGTGATCACCGCAGAGATCACTGACGCGATAAGTTTCATCGGAGTATCCGTTTGCAAAAGGGGCCGTCGGGGGGCCACGCGCATCGGCGCGGCACCCCGTTGTGATCAGCGGATGGGCGGCTTACTGCGCGTAAGTCGCTGGGTCCACTTTGGAAATCACCTGATCCCAGATCACTTGGTTCAACGCGTCAGCGCTGTCCACGTCGACCACCAGATCGTTCCACTTGGCCAACAGCGGCTCGAAATCGGCGGCGATTTCATCGGCCCGCGCTACGTCGTAAGTGTCTTTGAACAGGGCGGAAACGGTCTTGAGGTCCTGACGGCTGAATTCCTTGACCGCTGCCAGCAGCTCTGCGTCGGGTTCGTGGATGTTGATCCCGGCCCCACGCGCATGTTCGATCGCCGTGGCATCGTCGGTGTAGAAGTTCCATGTTGTGTGCGCCGTCATCTGGCTGCCACCCCACAGCAGGGCTTCGCGCGCTGCGTCGTCCATGCCCTTCCAGCGGTCCGCATTCACATTTGCCGAGGAAACGCCCGCAAACACACCGCCCGGTACGGCCAGCGTGATGTCGGTGACGACCTCGTGCAGGTTGTAGTTTGT from the Sulfitobacter pontiacus genome contains:
- a CDS encoding TRAP transporter small permease; the encoded protein is MKLIASVISAVITLTASLAGIIVLMLVAHVTIDVVMRFAFDTPLNSTILYVSAFYMVAIAFLPLAAVEQNDSHIAVELLVERFPTKVQSFLAGLALLLTCIVTATVAIRTGDEALAKFIGGSYSIEAGGKVTTWPTYLALPLGFGLMSIVAAWKFICHLTGRPHGLNALQVEDPYLAGGDAQ